In the genome of Cydia strobilella chromosome Z, ilCydStro3.1, whole genome shotgun sequence, one region contains:
- the LOC134754778 gene encoding torsin-like protein isoform X1 — MKYCSLLLIFIITCGLLECMVAELITMSLMSAAFITGGWYKWQTIKENSYCRFMECCNANYVPYDIEKLKTSLSKYMFGQPLVNELGSIISAHKEAVLINSNRKALVISLHGWSGVGKNYASNMIAEALYKKGTKSQYVKFFMGDKDFNCEDLDKKKKEVMSEVFRVVKSCPTSLIIFDEIHDMCPSILDTVKPFLDHHQSVDGVDFRNSIFIFISNIGGGQIASTLLDLYGQGVKRNDVEFHMFEPIIRKTAYFTGGFKQSSTIANHLIDHYIPFLPLQQEHVEQCALAELRAHGVADPTDHMMADAMSVITYGPSEAQPIFANNGCKRFTKHIPYVVQKHKPKKENSEL, encoded by the exons ATGAAATACTGTAGCCTACTTTTGATATTTATCATAACCTGCGGTCTTCTAGAATGTATGGTTGCAGAGCTAATTACTATGTCCTTGATGAGTGCAGCTTTTATAACAGGTGGTTGGTACAAGTGGCAAACAATAAAAGAGAACTCATATTGTCGGTTCATGGAATGTTGCAATGCAAATTATGTCCCATATGACATTGAGA AATTAAAGACATCACTCTCCAAGTATATGTTTGGACAACCCTTAGTGAATGAGCTAGGCAGTATCATAAGTGCACACAAAGAAGCAGTGCTGATCAACAGCAACCGGAAAGCACTAGTAATCAGTCTGCACGGTTGGTCAGGGGTTGGCAAGAACTATGCATCCAATATGATCGCTGAGGCCCTCTACAAGAAGGGAACTAAAAGCCAATATGTCAAGTTCTTCATGGGAGACAAAGACTTTAACTGTGAGGATTTGGACAAGAAGAAG AAGGAAGTAATGTCCGAAGTATTCAGGGTTGTGAAGAGCTGTCCAACGTCTCTAATAATATTTGATGAAATACATGACATGTGTCCGAGCATTCTGGACACTGTAAAGCCTTTCCTGGATCACCACCAGTCTGTGGATGGGGTAGATTTTAG GAATAGCATATTCATCTTCATCTCTAATATTGGAGGAGGTCAGATAGCTTCGACTCTTCTGGACTTGTATGGACAAGGAGTGAAAAGGAATGATGTAGAATTCCACATGTTCGAACCTATTATTCGCAAAACGGCATATTTTACAG GTGGCTTCAAGCAGTCGTCGACGATCGCGAACCACCTGATAGACCACTACATCCCGTTCCTGCCCCTGCAGCAGGAGCACGTAGAGCAGTGCGCGCtggccgagctgcgcgcgcacgGCGTCGCCGACCCCACGGACCACATGATGGC agATGCGATGTCTGTGATAACGTACGGGCCGAGCGAGGCGCAGCCAATTTTCGCGAATAACGGCTGCAAAAGATTCACGAAGCACATTCCCTACGTAGTACAGAAGCACAAACCGAAAAAGGAGAACAGTGAGCTATAA
- the LOC134754000 gene encoding autophagy protein 5, whose product MANDREVLREIWDGKLPICFQLHQEEIMEIQQPDPFYVMVPRLSFFPLVTDKMKRHFLRYTSQENADNEMWLDFNGQPLKWHYPIGFLYDLFCGTDPQLPWNLTVHFTKFPEAILLHCPNKDVVEAHYMSTVKEADVLKHRGQVMSTMQKKDHNQLWLGLQNDKFDQFWAINRRLMESHGDSEGFKHIPIRIYSDDGTFSQHLVSPKNSDKSRKILQQMIAEIYPDKPDVKLRTHGIVIPRDAPLQWLSEHLSYPDNFLHLCLC is encoded by the exons ATGGCGAATGACAGAGAAGTATTGCGTGAAATATGGGACGGAAAGTTACCAATATGCTTTCAATTACATCAAGAAGAAATAATGGAAATTCAACAGCCCGATCCGTTCTATGTAATGGTTCCAAGATTAAGTTTTTTTCCTTTGGTCACTGATAAG ATGAAAAGACATTTTCTAAGATACACATCTCAAGAAAATGCAGATAATGAAATGTGGCTTGACTTCAACGGACAGCCCCTCAAGTGGCACTATCCTATAGGGTTTTTGTATGATCTCTTCTGCGGAACCGACCCTCAGCTGCCATGGAACCTCACTGTGCACTTCACCAAGTTCCCAGAAGCTATTCTCCTACATTGTCCCAACAA AGATGTAGTGGAAGCACATTACATGTCCACTGTAAAGGAGGCTGATGTCCTCAAGCATCGGGGCCAAGTCATGTCTACTATGCAGAAAAAAGATCACAATCAACTTTGGCTTGGCTTACAGAATG aCAAATTCGATCAGTTCTGGGCCATAAACAGAAGATTGATGGAGTCGCACGGTGACAGCGAAGGCTTCAAGCACATTCCAATACGAATATACTCTGACGACGGAACCTTCAGTCAGCATCTAGTCAGTCCAAAGAACAGTGATAAGAGTAGGAAAATACTCCAGCAGATGATAGCAGAAATATATCCTGATAAGCCTGACG TGAAATTACGGACGCACGGCATCGTGATACCGCGCGACGCGCCTCTGCAGTGGCTGTCGGAGCACCTCAGCTACCCGGACAACTTCCTGCACCTTTGCTTATGCTAA
- the LOC134753914 gene encoding ribosomal RNA small subunit methyltransferase NEP1, with protein sequence MVGKKRKLNQKGNEFEYDPVPRHLVTSHIKKQEKRLIVILEGAQLETVKAGNSFELLNCDDHANILRKNDRDPGSCRPDITHQSLLMLMDSPLNRAGLLQVYIHTEKNVLIEINPQTRIPRTFKRFAGLMVQLLHKFAIRASDGPMKLLKVIKNPVTSHLPVGVKKIAMSFSSKTVQSCRELVPKDEPIVLIVGAMAHGKVEVDYAEDVVSVSNYPLSGALTCAKLCSAFEEVWGVV encoded by the exons ATGGTGGGTAAGAAGAGAAAACTTAATCAAAAAGGCAATGAGTTCGAGTATGACCCAGTGCCACGACATTTAGTCACATCCCATATCAAAAAGCAGGAAAAGCGGTTAATAGTGATATTAGAAGGCGCTCAGTTGGAAACAGTGAAG GCTGGGAATAGCTTTGAGCTGTTAAACTGCGATGACCATGCTAACATTCTTCGCAAGAATGACCGAGACCCAGGCTCTTGCAGGCCAGACATCACGCACCAGTCACTCCTTATGTTGATGGATTCCCCGTTAAACCGGGCTGGTCTACTTCAGGTGTATATTCACACTGAAAAGAATGTACTCATAGAAATTAATCCACAAACTCGGATACCTAGAACATTCAAGAGATTTGCTGGATTAATGG TGCAACTTCTCCATAAATTCGCTATCAGAGCATCAGATGGTCCCATGAAGCTCTTGAAGGTCATTAAAAATCCAGTGACATCACATCTGCCCGTGGGCGTAAAGAAAATTGCCATGTCGTTTAGTTCGAAAACAGTGCAGAGCTGTAGAGAACTCGTCCCTAAAGACGAGCCTATTGTCTTGATCGTGGGCGCCATGGCACACGGGAAAGTGGAAGTGGACTATGCAGAGGATGTTGTATCCGTTAGCAACTACCCTCTATCGGGGGCCTTGACGTGTGCCAAGTTGTGTTCCGCCTTTGAAGAAGTTTGGGGCGTAGTCTAA